From the Lolium rigidum isolate FL_2022 chromosome 2, APGP_CSIRO_Lrig_0.1, whole genome shotgun sequence genome, one window contains:
- the LOC124689507 gene encoding uncharacterized protein LOC124689507, giving the protein MSDGGGDETAGSCRLSPAEAAPLDSEAILGEILLRLPPQPSSLPRVSAVSKLWGSLVTSAAFHRRFRAHHREPPILGVYGETSGDIVFTSVLGPPDRIPAERFALPVSADDFFDSWNLLGCRHGRVLAFNRVRLELRVFHPVSGDLRVVALPREFNVAGYGHGFSTSGAVLCVAGDDNPGHVHGGCHSSPFKVVLVGTFHGNQRPAIARVYSSETGLWGDLVSTRGPCGGFFGGHPGTLIRNAIYWWLHGFDIDILEFNLVSKKLAVIKRLPIAGAEIRRANMRIIRAEDGDVGIIISMYPSFHLWDHKVSCHGVGKWVLRKTVNLQNIIGLPPSTNAPIVAIVAYAEDTDEIFLLVRGAGDPYRGSLIMVQLESMRVREYRGSFLEDSYHPFTDFFTAGTVGTRSIPVTEPNQPLSH; this is encoded by the exons ATGAGCGACGGGGGCGGCGACGAGACGGCCGGAAGCTGCCGTCTTtcgccggcggaggcggcgccgcTGGACTCCGAAGCTATCCTCGGCGAGATCCTACTCCGACTTCCACCGCAGCCCTCCTCGCTCCCCCGCGTCTCCGCCGTCTCCAAGCTCTGGGGAAGCCTCGTCACCTCCGCCGCCTTCCACCGCCGCTTCCGCGCCCACCACCGGGAGCCCCCCATCCTCGGCGTCTACGGGGAGACCTCCGGAGACATCGTATTCACCTCCGTTCTCGGCCCTCCCGACCGCATCCCCGCCGAGCGCTTCGCCCTGCCGGTCAGCGCCGACGACTTCTTCGATAGCTGGAACCTGCTCGGGTGCCGCCACGGACGCGTCCTCGCCTTCAACCGGGTACGGCTTGAGCTCCGAGTTTTTCACCCTgtctccggcgacctccgcgTCGTGGCCCTTCCGCGGGAGTTCAATGTGGCTGGGTACGGCCATGGGTTCAGCACCAGTGGAGCGGTGCTctgcgtcgccggcgacgacaacCCGGGCCACGTGCACGGGGGCTGCCACTCGAGCCCCTTTAAGGTGGTCTTGGTAGGCACATTCCACGGAAACCAGCGGCCAGCCATTGCCCGCGTCTACTCCTCTGAGACCGGCTTGTGGGGAGATCTCGTGTCGACTCGGGGACCATGTGGCGGTTTCTTCGGCGGTCACCCTGGCACCCTCATCAGAAATGCCATTTACTGGTGGCTACATGGCTTCGATATTGACATACTCGAGTTCAATTTGGTTAGCAAGAAGTTAGCTGTGATCAAGAGGCTTCCCATCGCGGGCGCCGAGATTCGCAGGGCTAACATGAGGATCATCCGGGCAGAGGACGGCGATGTTGGCATCATCATATCCATGTACCCAAGCTTCCATTTGTGGGACCACAAGGTCAGTTGTCATGGTGTTGGCAAGTGGGTTCTGCGCAAGACTGTTAACCTGCAAAATATCATTGGTCTACCGCCTTCGACTAATGCACCGATCGTAGCTATAGTGGCGTATGCTGAGGATACTGATGAGATCTTTTTACTGGTGCGCGGCGCTGGAGATCCATACAGGGGTTCCTTGATCATGGTTCAACTTGAGTCGATGAGGGTCAGGGAATATCGTGGAAGCTTTTTGGAGGATTCCTATCATCCTTTCACAGACTTCTTTACTGCAG GTACTGTTGGAACTCGAAGTATTCCAGTCACTGAGCCAAACCAGCCTTTGAGTCACTGA